The genomic window AGTTGATCAGGCTGCCCGATCGAGATGTGCCCCGACCCGACGAGGTGTGCGCCGGACGGACGAGATCTGGTCCTTGCGGCGCACACCTCGTGCGGCAGCCTGATCAACTGCCCCGCCACGCGGGCGGCCCGCACACCCGGTCGGGCCGCTAGCGCACGGGCAGCGGCGAGACCGCGACCTCGACCTTCTGGAACGCCTTGAGGTCGGAGTAGCCGGTCGTCGCCATCGCCCGGCGCAGGGCGCCGACGAAGTTGAGCGAGCCGTCCGCGGTCGTGGAGGGCCCGAGCAGGACCTCCTCGAGGGTCCCGACCGTGCCGACGTGCACGCGGAGGCCGCGCGGGACCTCGGCGTGGGACGCCTCGGCGCCCCAGTGCCACCCCTGCCCGGGCGCCTCGACGGCGCGGGCGAGCGGCGAGCCGATCATGACGGCGTCGGCACCGCAGGCGACCGCCTTGGCCACGTCGCCCGAACGCCCCACGGCGCCGTCGGCGATGACGTGGACGTAGCGCCCGCCCGACTCGTCCATGTAGTCGCGGCGCGCGGCCGCGACGTCGGCGACCGCCGAGGCCATGGGGACCGCGACGCCGAGCACGGTGCGCGTCGTGTGCGCCGCCCCGCCGCCGAAGCCGACGAGCACACCGGCCGCGCCGGTGCGCATGAGGTGCAGCGCCGCCTGGTACGTCGCGCACCCGCCCACGACAACGGGCACGTCGAGCTCGTAGATGAACTGCTTGAGGTTGAGCGGCTCCGCGCGCCCGGAGACGTGCTCGGCCGAGACCGTGGTGCCGCGGATGACGAAGATGTCCACCCCGGCGTCCACGACGGTCTTCCAGAACTGCTGGGTGCGCTGGGGCGTCAGGGATGCGGCGACGGTCACGCCCGCCGCGCGGACCTGCGCGATGCGCTCGGTGATGAGCTCGGGCTGCACGGGCGCGGAGTAGATCTCCTGCAGCCGTGCCGTGGCTGCCCGCTCGTCGAGCTCCGCGATCTCGTCGAACAGCGGGACCGGGTCCGTGTAGCGGGTCCAGAGCCCCTCGAGGTCGAGCACGCCGAGGCCGCCGAGCTTGCCGACGGCGATGGCCGTCGCGGGCGACATCGCCGAGTCCATCGGCGCGGCGAGCACCGGCATCTCGAAGCGGTAGGCGTCGATCTGCCAGGCGACGGAGACCTCCTCGGGGTCGCGCGTCCGCCGGCTCGGCACGACCGCGATGTCGTCGAAGGACCACCCCTGGCGACCGCGCTTGCCGCGACCGATCTCGACCTCTGCCAACGTGTGCGACCTCTCCGTACGGGGTGGTGCGGCTAGTGCCGCGAGTAGTTGGGGGCCTCGACGACCATCTGGACGTCGTGGGGGTGGCTCTCGCGCAGGCCCGCGGGCGTGATCCGGATGAGCCGGCCGTGCTCCTTGAGCTCGGCGACCGACGCGGCACCCGCGTAGCCCATCGAGGCGCGCAGGCCGCCGATGAGCTGGTGCGCGACGGCCGAGAGCGGGCCGCGGTACGGCACCTGGCCCTCGATGCCCTCGGGCACGAGCTTGTCGTCGGAGAGCACGTCGTCCTGCGCGTAGCGGTCGCGGGAGTACGCCCGTCCCCCGCTCTTGCCGCGCGACTGCATCGCACCGAGCGAGCCCATGCCGCGGTAGGACTTGAACTGCTTGCCGTTGATGAAGACGATCTCACCGGGCGACTCGGCGCAGCCCGCCAGCAGCGAGCCGAGCATGACGGTGTCCGCGCCGGCAACGAGCGCCTTGGCGATGTCGCCGGAGTACTGCAGGCCGCCGTCCCCGATCACCGGGACCCCCGCCGGCCCGGCCGCGAGCGAGGCCTCGTAGATGGCCGTCACCTGCGGCACGCCGACGCCCGCGACCACGCGCGTGGTGCAGATCGAGCCGGGGCCGACGCCCACCTTGACGGCGTCCGCGCCCGCGTCCACGAGCGCCTGCGCGCCCGCCCGGGTCGCGACGTTGCCGCCGATGACCTCCACGCGGAAGTTCTCCTTGCACTTCGCGACCATGTCGAGCACGGCCTGCGAGTGCCCGTGGGCGGTGTCGACGACGAGGACGTCGACGCCCGCGTCGACGAGCAGCCCCGCACGGTGGTACGCGTCGTCCCCCACCCCCACGGCCGCGCCGACGCGCAGCCGGCCGGTCTCGTCCTTCGTCGCGAGGGGGTACTGCTCGCTCTTGACGAAGTCCTTGACCGTGATGAGGCCGCGCAGCTTGCCCTGGGCGTCGACGATCGGGAGCTTCTCGACCTTGTGCCGGCGCAGCAGGTCCAGGGCCTCGTCGTGGCCGACCCCGACCGGCGCCGTGACGAGCGGGGCCTTCGTCATGACGTCGCGGACGAGCAGGGTCATGTCACGCTCGAAGCGCATGTCGCGGTTGGTGATGATGCCGACGAGCACGTCGTGCTCGTCGACCACCGGGAGGCCCGAGATGCGGTAGTGCCCGCACATCGCGTCGGCGTCGGCGAGCGTGGCGTCCGGGCCGATGCTCACCGGCTGGGCGACCATCCCGGCCTCGCTGCGCTTGACCAGGTCGACCTGCTGGGCCTGCTCGTCCGCGGGCAGGTTGCGGTGGAGGATCCCGAGCCCGCCCTGGCGCGCCATGGCGATGGCCATGCGGGCCTCGGTGACGGTGTCCATGGCGCTCGACAGCAGCGGGAGCGCGACGCTGATGCCGCGGGTCACGCGGCTCGTCGTGTCCACGGCGCCGGGCATGACGTCCGAGGCCGCGGGGAGCAGCAAGACGTCGTCGTAGGTGAGGCCCAGGGCGGCGAACCGCTCCGGGAAGGTCTCGGACGCGGGCTGCGGCACCCTCGCACCTCCAGGCGTTCGCGCGGCAGGGGCTGCCGGGCGGGTGCCCAGTCTACGGGGGCGGCCACCGGCACCCGCGCGGGCTGAACCACGGAGGTACCCCAGTGCGTCCTCTGCTCGGGAGAGGTCGCTCGTGCGACGCGCGGGTTGCAGACGTGTGAAGGTTCTTGCAGGTGGTGCAAGAGTCCGGCAGAGTGCCAGGCACGCGACGACGCGTTCCCACTCCCTCGTCCTGAGGACCCGACCATGAACCACCCGACCACGGCCCCCACCAGCTGGTGGCGCGACGCCGTCATCTACCAGGTCTACGTCCGCTCCTTCGCCGACGCCGACGGCGACGGCATCGGCGACCTCGCCGGCCTGCGGGCGCGGCTCGACCACGTCGCCCGGCTGGGCGTCGACGGGATCTGGCTGAACCCCCACTACTCCTCGCCGCAGCGCGACCACGGCTACGACATCGCGGACTACTTCGCGGTCGAGCCGGCGTACGGCGACCTCGACTCCTTCGACGCCCTCGTCGCCGACGCCCACGAGCGCGGCCTCAAGGTCCTGCTCGACGTCGTGGCCAACCACTGCTCGAGCGACCACCCCTGGTTCCAGGAGGCGCTCGCCGCGGCACCGGGCTCGCCCGAGCGGGCGCGCTTCGTCTTCCGCGACGGGAGGGGCGCAGGCGGCGAGCTGCCCCCCAACAACTGGCAGTCGATCTTCGGCGGGCCGGCCTGGACCCGGGTCCCCGGGCCCGACGGGACGCCCGGCCAGTGGTACCTCCACATCTTCGACTCCTCGCAGCCCGACTTCGACTGGCGGGCGCCCGAGGTGCCGGCGATGTTCGACGAGGTGCTCCGCTTCTGGTTCGACCGCGGCATCGACGGCTTCCGCATCGACGTCGGGCACGGGCTCTACAAGCACCCGGAGCTCCCGGACTGGCCGTGCGCCGAGGACGGCCACGACTGCGACCCGCACGACTACAACGGCCACATGTGGAACCAGGCGGAGGTCCACGAGGTCTACCGCTCCTGGCGCGCGCTGGCGGACTCCTACTCCCCTGACCGCGAGCTCATGTACGTCGGCGAGGTCTGGGTGCCGCAGGTCGACTCGCTCGCGGACTACCTGCGCCCGGACGAGCTGCACCAGGCGTTCTTCTTCGACCTGCTGCTCCAGCCGTGGGACGGGCAGGCGTTCCGCGGCGCCATCACGCGCGGCGTCGAGCAGGCGGCGGCGACGGGCGCGCCGGTCACCTGGACGCTGTCCAACCACGACGTGCCCCGGACGGTGACGCGCTACGGCATCACCCGCGACCCCGCGGCCACGACGAGCCAGGCGGACCCCATCAAGGCGGCTCGCGCCCGCGGTGCCGTGGACGTGGAGAAGGGGTCGGCCCGCGCCCGCGCGGCCGTCCTGCTCCAGCTCGCGCTGCCCGGCGCGGTCTACCTGTACGCCGGTGAGGAGCTCGGGCTGCCCGAGGTCACCGACCTGCCCGACGAGGCGCGGCAGGACCCGGCGTTCTTCCGCACCGGAGGCGAGGAGGTCGGCCGCGACGGCTGCCGGGTCCCGCTGCCGTGGACCGAGGACCGCCCGGGCTTCGGCTTCTCCCTGGCCGGCGGGGCCGACGGTCCGGCAGAGCCCTGGCTCCCGCAGCCCGACTGGTTCGGCAAGTACGCCGTCAGCGCGCTCGAGGAGGACCGCTCCTCCGTGCTGCACCTCTACCGCGACGCCCTCGCGCAGCGGCGCGGACTGTTCGCCGCCGCCGAGCCGCTCGTGTGGCTGGAGACCGGGAGCCCTGACGTCCTCGCCTTCGAGCGCGGCGCGGCGCGGTGCGTCGTCAACACGGGCAGCGCCCCGTACGTCCTGCCGGAGGGCCTCGGCGACGTCGTCCTGGCGAGCGCCGGGCTGAGCGGCCGGGAGCTCCCGGTCGACGCGGCGGTGTGGCTGCGCTAGCGATCCCCCTCCCCGTTCGGGGCAGCCCCTCGTGAACGGGGGCACCCAGTGCGCGTCCGAGCGCCACTGGGTGCCCCCGTTCGGTGCGGGCTCCCGCGAACGGGGGCACCCAGTGCGCGTCCGAGCGCCACTGGGTGCCCCCGTTCACTGCGGGGGCCACCGCCGCCGCTGCGCACGCGAGAGGGGCACGCCGCCGGCCGAGCGCCGGTGACGTGCCCCTCTCGTGCGCACGGGCCTGCTAGTGGACGAGCCCCAGGCGGAAGCCGAGGGCGACCGCGTGGGCGCGGTCGGCGGCACCGAGCTTGCGGAACAGCCGGCGCGCGTGGGTCTTCACGGTGTCCTCGGAGAGGTACAGCTCGCGGCCGATCTCCGCGTTGCTGCGCCCGCGGCTCATGCCGTCGAGCACCTGCATCTCGCGCTCGGTGAGCGAGGGCACGTCGCCGGTCCGCGCGCTCGGCACCGTCGCCCGCCGGATCGTCGCGTCCGAGAGCGCGGAGGTCACCGTCGCAGCGATCTCCTCGCGGCTCGCGTCCTTGACGAGGTAGCCGCGCACGCCGGCCGCGACCGCGCGGGCCACGCCGTCGACGTCCTCGGCCATCGTCAGCATGATGATGCTCGTCGTGGGGTCGGCCGCGAGGATGCGGCGCGCCGCCTCGATACCGCCGAGCCCGGGCATGCGCACGTCGAGCAGCACCAGGTCGGGGCGCTCGTGGGCCCAGCGGGCCAGCGCCTCCTCACCGGAGCCGGCGACCGCGACGCGCTCGATGCCCGGCACCGCCGCCACGCCGCGCCGCAGCGCCTCTCGCGCCATCGGCGAGTCGTCGCACACGAGGACCGTGGGCATGCGCCACCTCTTTCCCAGGAACGGAACCGGCGGTACGTGCCGGGCGGACCCGCTGTCCGCTGTCCCCAGTGCTTTCGGCAGCGACCCCGTGGGGCTCAAGCGTTCGGGTGGCACTTGTTCACCCGCCCGGCGCTACGGGCCGGGGGCGGCTCCCCGGAAGGGGGATCAGCCGCGCGCGGCGGTGACCGCGCCGATGACGACGCGGACGGCGTCGCCGAGGCTGGAGGCGTGCTCGACGCGCGCCTCGTGACGTACGCCGGCCCAGCCCGGCCCGCCGCTGACGACCAGCGCGCCCGGCCGCTGGAGGGGCAGGGCGCGCAGCATGGCCGGGTCGGCGGTCTGCGCGGTCTGCGCCCAGACGAAGACGACGGCGGGTCCCGTACGGCGCACGGCGTCGGCGAGGGCGCGAGCCGGCACCCGGGCGCCCAGCACGCGCGAGGAGCAGCGCCGCTCCGCGAGGGCGGCGGCGAGGGCGTGCAGCGGGAGGGAGTGCTGGTCCTCCTCGGTGCAGGCGAGCAGGACGGGGCGGCCGTTGACCGGGGAGGCGACCTCGGGGACGTGGAGGCGCAGCGCGCCGAGCAGCACCTCGCTGAGCAGGTGCTCGACCTCGATCCCCTCCCCGGTCTCCGCCCACCGCTCCCCCACGCCGCGCAGCACCGGCACGACGAGCTCGTCCCAGGTCGCGATGACGCCGTGCTCGGATAGGGCGCGCTGGACGATCGAGGAGCAGGCGTGCGGGTCGAGCGACATGGCCGCGCGGGCCAGCCCGCGGGAGGCGGCGCTGCCGTGCGGGAGGGCGAGCACGCGCCCTCCCCCGGCCGGTCCCGGCCGGGCCCCTGCCTCCGGCGCCTCCTGGGCGCCCGTGGTGAGGGTGGTGACCGACGCGAGCAGCGGCTCGGGGTCCGGGGGCTCGACCTCGGCGTCCGCGGCCTCCGCGGCCGTACGGGCCTGCTCGTGCGCCAGGCGCGCCGCGTCGGCGGGAGCCACGCCCTCGAGGACCAGCCGACGCATGAGCGTGAGCCGGTCGAGGTCCTCCGGGGTGTAGCGCCGGTGGGCACCTGCGGTGTGGCCCGAGGGACCGAGCTGGTAGCGCCGGTCCCAGGTCCGCAGGGTGGCGGGGGCGACACCGAGACGACGGGCGACGGCGGCCACGGTGAGCGCGGGCACGGCGGGATCGCCCATCGTCGACTCCCCCCGGGAAGCCCGCGCGTCGTCACCGGCCGGCATGGGTCCATGGTGGCGGTAGCGGGTATGACCCGCCACCTAGGACGGTCCCGACACGCAGCGCGGCATCCGGCACGCCGCACGCGCCGAACACCGGGGAGACGCAGATCTCCCTGCCGAGGGGTTGAACAACCTATGAAGCGGTTATAGCGTCCTCATAGCGAACTGAGGAGGACCCCATGGCCGAGCTGTCCCGCCTTCCTGGACCCAACGCCGACCTCTGGGACTGGCAGCTGCTCGGCGCGTGCCGAGGCACCGACCCGGAGACGTTCTTCCACCCCGACGGCGAGCGGGGGCCGCGCCGCCGCAACCGCGAGGCCGCCGCCAAGGCCGTCTGCGCCAGCTGCCCGGTGCTCGCCGAGTGCCGCGAGCACGCCCTCGCCGTGCGCGAGCCGTACGGCGTGTGGGGCGGGATGTCGGAGGACGAGCGCGAGGCGGTCTACCTGCGCACCCGCTCCGGTGTCGCCGTCGCGGAGGAGCTGGCGCCGATCGGGAAGATCACCGTCCCGGCCGCCCCGGCACCCGCGCCGAGCAGGGTCGTCCCCGCGGCCTGACCCTCTTCCCGCACGCAGCGAGCCCGCACCCTTCGGGGTGCGGGCTCGCTGCGTGCGGGCTGAGCGCCGGTGCTCCGAGGAGCCGTTCAGGCGCCGCCGTACTCCCAGTGCCAGGGCTCGGGCCGGCTGCCGCTCGGCTCGGCCCACGCGGGGTGGAACCAGCCGAAGCGGAACGCGTTCTGGTCGAGCCACACGTGCTGCGGGGTGCCGAAGTCCTGGACGCCGTCGCAGAGGTCGACGGCCAGCCCCCAGCCGTGGTTGGACGTGCCGGGGATGGCGGCGAGCGTCGGCTTGCGCAGGATGAGGTCCTGCTGCACCGCCAAGCTGCGGTAGGAGTCGGTGACGCAGATCGGCGTCCCGAAGTGCGCGGCGTAGGCCTTGCTCAGCTCGTCGAAGGCCGCAGCCGCGTCCGAGCGGAGCACTTGGCCCGGTGCGCCCCACAGCGGGCAGAGCGCGGAGAGCGGGATCTGGCCGTTGGGGTACGCCGCGGCGTCCGACCCGTCGCACCCGGCGGCGCCGCTCGAGGGGATCCCGGTGGCGAGGGCGCCGGCGCGGGTGAGCTGCTGGTCGCGCTCGCGGCGCTCGGCGACGCTCAGCGCCTGGGCGAGCTGGTCGCCGGTGCCCGTGCCGGCCAGCTTCGCGGCGAGCCCGTCGACGAGCTGCTGCGCGGCCTTGAGCAGGGTCGAGGCCTGCGCGGCCTTGGTCTTCTCGTCGGCCTCAGCGGCGACCGCGGCGGCCGAGGCGGCCGTCGCCGCGCTCGCCGCCTGGCGCGCGGCGTCCAGCGTCTGCTGCGTCGAGGCGACGGTGCTGCTCTGCTCCGCGGCGAGCGACTGGACGTCGTGGACGTCGCGGAGCAGCTCTCCCGGGTCGTGCGAGGTGAGCAGCGCGGTCAGCCCGGGGGTGCGCCCGGCCAGCGGCCCACCCCGGTACGCGTCGGCGGCGATCCGGTTGAGCGTCGTCTGCGCGTCGGCGGCCTGGTCGCGCAGCGCGTCAGCGCGCTGCTGCGCGGTGGCGGCGGCGAGCGCGGCGTCGTCGGCCTTCTGCTTGGCGGTCGCGTGCAGCTCGAGCGCGGCCTTGGCGGAGGCGCGCAGCGAGTCGAGCTGGTCGTTGGCCTGCTGCAGCGAGGCGGTGCCCGCGCGCACGGCGGACGCGAGCTGCTCGGCCTGCGCCGGGGTCATGACCGGGACGGTGGGCGCCGGGGTCGGCGTGGCCGACGGGGTCGCCGAGCCGCTGGCCGTCGCACCGGCGGAGACGGTGGGGCCGCCGCTGGGCGTCGCGCCCGGCGCTGCGGAGGGCGAGGCGCTGCTCGATGGGCTGCTCGACGGGCTGCTCGACGGGGTCCCGGTCGCAGCCGGGCTGCTGGAGCCGGTGCTCGACCGGCTGCTCGACGCGCTGCTCGAGGAGGCGGGCGCGGGGCTGCTCGGGGCGCTGCTGCTGGGCGTGCTGCTGGACGGCGCGGGCTCGGGCTGCGCGTCCGAGGCCGAGGCCACCGCGGGGAGCCCGAGGACCGCGAGGGCGAGCACGAGTGCCGCTCCCCGTCCCGCGGCCGACCCTGCCGTCCCGCGACCCACGCCCACCCTCACGCCCCGCATCCCTTCGTCGCCGCACGCGCCCGCGTCCTGCGGACCGCCCTCCACGCTAGGCCGTGCTCCTGTGAGCGGCCTGGGAGTCCACCTCCCCGACGTCCGGCCTTCCCCGCCGGGCAACCTCCCGCGCTGCGCACGGGTGCTGCCCCCCTGGGGAGGAGACGGTGGAGGCCGGATCCCGTGCAGGGGACCCGGCCTCCAGTTCGACCGGCGGGAGGGGCGACCTGAGCAGGACGCCCCTCCCCGACCGGGCGGTGCTGCTGGTGCCCGTGCGGGCGGTGGTGCTAGTGGCTGTGGCCGTGGCCGCCGTGGGAGTGGGCAGCCGCCGGCTGCTCCTCCTTCTTCTCCACCACGAGCGTCTCGGTCGTGAGGACCATGCTCGCGATCGACGCGGCGTTGGTCAGCGCGGAGCGCGTCACCTTGACCGGGTCGATGATGCCGCGGGCGATGAGGTCCTCGTAGTCGCCGGTAGCGGCGTTGAGGCCGGAGCCCGCCTCCAGGGCACGGACCTTCTCGACCGCGACGTAGCCCTCGAGGCCGGCGTTCTCGGCGATCCAGCGCAGCGGCTCGACGACGGCCTTGCGCACGATGGACGCACCCACGGCCTCGTCGCCCTCGAGCGCGAGGTCGTCGAGCGCGGCGCTCGCGTGGACGAGCGCCGACCCGCCGCCGGCGACGATGCCCTCGTCGACCGCGGCGCGGGTCGCGGAGACCGCGTCCTCGATGCGGTGCTTGCGCTCCTTGAGCTCGACCTCCGTGGCCGCGCCGACCTTGATGAGGCAGACGCCGCCGGCGAGCTTGGCGAGGCGCTCCTGGAGCTTCTCGCGGTCCCAGTCGGAGTCGCTGGCCTCGATCTCGGCGCGCAGCTGGCGGCTGCGGTCCGCGACGGCCTCGGCGGTGCCGGCGCCGTCGACGACGGTGGTCTCGTCCTTGGTGATGACGACGCGGCGGGCGCGGCCGAGCACCTCGAGGCCGACCTGGTCGAGCTTGAGCCCGACCTCGGGGGCGACGACCTGCGCGCCGGTGAGGACGGCGAGGTCCTCGAGGATCGCCTTGCGGCGGTCGCCGAACGCCGGGGCCTTGACCGCGACGGAGGTGAAGGTGCCGCGGATCTTGTTGACGACGAGCGTCGAGAGGGCCTCGCCCTCCACGTCCTCGGCGATGACGAGCAGCGGCTTGGCGGCCTGGACGACCTTCTCCAGCAGCGGGAGCAGCTCGGAGATCGAGCCGATCTTGCCCTGGTGGATGAGGATGTACGGCTCGTCGAGGACCGCCTCCTGGCGCTCCGCGTCGGTGACGAAGTGCGGGGAGATGTAGCCCTTGTCGAACTGCATGCCCTCGGTGAGCTCGAGCTCGGTGCCGAGGGTCTGCGACTCCTCGACGGTGATGACGCCGTCCTTGCCGACCTTGTCGATCGCCTCGGCGATGAGCTCGCCGATCTCGGGGCTCTGCGCGGAGACGGCGGCCACGCTGGCCACCTCCTCCTTGCCGTTGACCTCGCGGGCGACCTCGAGCAGGCGCGCGTTGACCGCGGCGACGGCCTTGTCGATGCCGCGCTTGAGCCCGGAGGGGGCGGCGCCGGCCGCGACGTTGCGCAGGCCCTCCTTGACCAGGGCCTGGGCGAGGACGGTCGCGGTCGTCGTGCCGTCACCGGCGACGTCGTTGGTCTTGGTCGCGACCTCCTTGGCGAGCTGCGCGCCGAGGTTCTCGTACGGGTCCTCGAGCTCGACCTCGCGGGCGATGGTCACGCCGTCGTTCGTGATGGTCGGGGCGCCGTAGGACTTGTCGATGACGACGTTGCGGCCCTTCGGGCCGAGGGTCACCTTGACGGCGTTGGCGAGCGCGTCGACACCGCGCTCCAGGGCGCGGCGGGCGTCGTCGTCGAACTGCAGGGTCTTCGCGGCCATGCGGCTGCGGCCTTCCTCTCGGGTTCGCGTGGATCTTCGGTGCGCACGGGCTGTCGCCGGGCGCGGGTGGCGGCAGCGGTCGGGGCAGGGCCCTCAACCGCGAACGGCGGCCGGGCCGTGCTCGCGCACCGCCGGCCGCCGTCTCGCTGGGGGGACCTACTTCTCGACGACCGCGAGCACGTCGCGGGCGGAGAGGATGAGGTACTCCTCGCCGTTGTACTTGACCTCGGTGCCGCCGTACTTGCTGTAGACCACGACGTCGCCGACCTTGACGTCGAGCGGGATGCGGTCCTTGCCACCCTCCTCGAAGCGGCCGGGGCCGACCGCGAGGACGGTGCCCTCCTGCGGCTTCTCCTTGGCGGTGTCGGGGATCACGAGGCCAGACGCGGTGGTCTGCTCGGCCTCGAGCGCCTGGACGAGGATGCGGTCCTCGAGCGGCTTGATGGTGACCTTGGAAGCGGTCGTCGTCACTTCGCGACCTCCGGGGATGCGTCAGTCTTCACGGACAGGTGCCGGTGGAGGCGGCCGCCGTCGCGGGGGTCGGACGCTCCGTGGCGTTGGCACCCGACGGGTGCGAGTGCCAACGCCACCATAGGAGCCTCCCTGGCACTCGGTCAAGGCGAGTGCCAGGGACGTGCACGAGCGGCTCAGCCGAACGACCAGCGCACCGTCGCGTCCAGCGTGACGGTCGTGCTGCCCGGCTGCAGCGCCGTGCTGTCGAACCCGGCCGCCGCGCCCGAGGCGGCGGCCCTCGGCAGGGCGCCGTCGCCGCCCGACCCCGCGTCCTCCCGCACCGAGACGACGGGGCCGAGCGAGCGGCCCGCGGCCTGCGCGTACGCCTCGGCGCGGGCGCGCGCCCGGTCGAACGCCTGCTGTCGGGCCTTCGCGAGCAGCGCGTCGGGGTCGGCCACGCCGTACGACAGGCCGTCGACGCGCAGGGCGGCGCCCCCGGCTGCGGCCGCCGCGTCGAGGACGGCGCCGGCGCGGCCCACCTGGTGCAGCGTCGCGGTGAGCTGCGTGCGCGCCGTGAAGCCGGTGACGCGCCCGTCCTTGCCCCAGGACGGCGAGACGCCCAGCCCGCTCGTGCGCAGGTCGGCGTCGGCCACCCCGGCCGCGCGCAGCGCGCGCACGACAGCGGCGGTGCTCGTGCCCGACGCCCGCAGCGCGGCGTCCGCGCGGGGCCGCGTGGCCTCGAGGGCGAGCGCGAGCTCGACGACGTCGGGCGTCCCGCTCGCCGAGCCCTCTGCCGTGATCGTCACCCCGTCGTCGCTGCTGACCGCGGGCTCGGCCGCCGTGGAGCTGCGGCCCGGGGCGACGAGCGCCCCCAGCACCAGCACCAGTGCGGCCGCCAGCGCGGCCATTCCCACGACGAGCACGCCGCGCCCCCCGCCCGCCCGTACGCCGCTCCCGCTCATGCTGCCTCCTCCGCCGGGCGGGGCCGGGAGCCCCGCGTCGGCCCTGTGACGCGGGCGCGCCGCCGCTGGTTCCCTCGTGTCCCGGCGCG from Motilibacter rhizosphaerae includes these protein-coding regions:
- a CDS encoding M15 family metallopeptidase, whose protein sequence is MLALAVLGLPAVASASDAQPEPAPSSSTPSSSAPSSPAPASSSSASSSRSSTGSSSPAATGTPSSSPSSSPSSSASPSAAPGATPSGGPTVSAGATASGSATPSATPTPAPTVPVMTPAQAEQLASAVRAGTASLQQANDQLDSLRASAKAALELHATAKQKADDAALAAATAQQRADALRDQAADAQTTLNRIAADAYRGGPLAGRTPGLTALLTSHDPGELLRDVHDVQSLAAEQSSTVASTQQTLDAARQAASAATAASAAAVAAEADEKTKAAQASTLLKAAQQLVDGLAAKLAGTGTGDQLAQALSVAERRERDQQLTRAGALATGIPSSGAAGCDGSDAAAYPNGQIPLSALCPLWGAPGQVLRSDAAAAFDELSKAYAAHFGTPICVTDSYRSLAVQQDLILRKPTLAAIPGTSNHGWGLAVDLCDGVQDFGTPQHVWLDQNAFRFGWFHPAWAEPSGSRPEPWHWEYGGA
- the guaB gene encoding IMP dehydrogenase, with the translated sequence MPQPASETFPERFAALGLTYDDVLLLPAASDVMPGAVDTTSRVTRGISVALPLLSSAMDTVTEARMAIAMARQGGLGILHRNLPADEQAQQVDLVKRSEAGMVAQPVSIGPDATLADADAMCGHYRISGLPVVDEHDVLVGIITNRDMRFERDMTLLVRDVMTKAPLVTAPVGVGHDEALDLLRRHKVEKLPIVDAQGKLRGLITVKDFVKSEQYPLATKDETGRLRVGAAVGVGDDAYHRAGLLVDAGVDVLVVDTAHGHSQAVLDMVAKCKENFRVEVIGGNVATRAGAQALVDAGADAVKVGVGPGSICTTRVVAGVGVPQVTAIYEASLAAGPAGVPVIGDGGLQYSGDIAKALVAGADTVMLGSLLAGCAESPGEIVFINGKQFKSYRGMGSLGAMQSRGKSGGRAYSRDRYAQDDVLSDDKLVPEGIEGQVPYRGPLSAVAHQLIGGLRASMGYAGAASVAELKEHGRLIRITPAGLRESHPHDVQMVVEAPNYSRH
- a CDS encoding WhiB family transcriptional regulator, which encodes MAELSRLPGPNADLWDWQLLGACRGTDPETFFHPDGERGPRRRNREAAAKAVCASCPVLAECREHALAVREPYGVWGGMSEDEREAVYLRTRSGVAVAEELAPIGKITVPAAPAPAPSRVVPAA
- a CDS encoding GuaB3 family IMP dehydrogenase-related protein, whose product is MAEVEIGRGKRGRQGWSFDDIAVVPSRRTRDPEEVSVAWQIDAYRFEMPVLAAPMDSAMSPATAIAVGKLGGLGVLDLEGLWTRYTDPVPLFDEIAELDERAATARLQEIYSAPVQPELITERIAQVRAAGVTVAASLTPQRTQQFWKTVVDAGVDIFVIRGTTVSAEHVSGRAEPLNLKQFIYELDVPVVVGGCATYQAALHLMRTGAAGVLVGFGGGAAHTTRTVLGVAVPMASAVADVAAARRDYMDESGGRYVHVIADGAVGRSGDVAKAVACGADAVMIGSPLARAVEAPGQGWHWGAEASHAEVPRGLRVHVGTVGTLEEVLLGPSTTADGSLNFVGALRRAMATTGYSDLKAFQKVEVAVSPLPVR
- a CDS encoding MerR family transcriptional regulator, with the protein product MGDPAVPALTVAAVARRLGVAPATLRTWDRRYQLGPSGHTAGAHRRYTPEDLDRLTLMRRLVLEGVAPADAARLAHEQARTAAEAADAEVEPPDPEPLLASVTTLTTGAQEAPEAGARPGPAGGGRVLALPHGSAASRGLARAAMSLDPHACSSIVQRALSEHGVIATWDELVVPVLRGVGERWAETGEGIEVEHLLSEVLLGALRLHVPEVASPVNGRPVLLACTEEDQHSLPLHALAAALAERRCSSRVLGARVPARALADAVRRTGPAVVFVWAQTAQTADPAMLRALPLQRPGALVVSGGPGWAGVRHEARVEHASSLGDAVRVVIGAVTAARG
- a CDS encoding glycoside hydrolase family 13 protein is translated as MNHPTTAPTSWWRDAVIYQVYVRSFADADGDGIGDLAGLRARLDHVARLGVDGIWLNPHYSSPQRDHGYDIADYFAVEPAYGDLDSFDALVADAHERGLKVLLDVVANHCSSDHPWFQEALAAAPGSPERARFVFRDGRGAGGELPPNNWQSIFGGPAWTRVPGPDGTPGQWYLHIFDSSQPDFDWRAPEVPAMFDEVLRFWFDRGIDGFRIDVGHGLYKHPELPDWPCAEDGHDCDPHDYNGHMWNQAEVHEVYRSWRALADSYSPDRELMYVGEVWVPQVDSLADYLRPDELHQAFFFDLLLQPWDGQAFRGAITRGVEQAAATGAPVTWTLSNHDVPRTVTRYGITRDPAATTSQADPIKAARARGAVDVEKGSARARAAVLLQLALPGAVYLYAGEELGLPEVTDLPDEARQDPAFFRTGGEEVGRDGCRVPLPWTEDRPGFGFSLAGGADGPAEPWLPQPDWFGKYAVSALEEDRSSVLHLYRDALAQRRGLFAAAEPLVWLETGSPDVLAFERGAARCVVNTGSAPYVLPEGLGDVVLASAGLSGRELPVDAAVWLR
- a CDS encoding response regulator transcription factor, which gives rise to MPTVLVCDDSPMAREALRRGVAAVPGIERVAVAGSGEEALARWAHERPDLVLLDVRMPGLGGIEAARRILAADPTTSIIMLTMAEDVDGVARAVAAGVRGYLVKDASREEIAATVTSALSDATIRRATVPSARTGDVPSLTEREMQVLDGMSRGRSNAEIGRELYLSEDTVKTHARRLFRKLGAADRAHAVALGFRLGLVH